The Methanobrevibacter sp. V74 genome includes the window TTTAAATATTTGCAAGTTTTTTATTAAAAACTTTTTCTTAATATTTGGAGTTATTTTTATAATTTAAAGATAATTATAGTTAATTACCAAATTTTTGGTATAAATGTTTCGAGCCATTTGTCATGAACTTTTGTTTCAGAAATCGATTCATTATACGTTTCTATTGTTAAATCTCGCAGAAATTCTTTTGATTCAAGATAATAATGTTTTATTTTTCTTTTTATTTGTCTCCATATTTTTTTGATGAATGCAGACTTGTGGACGCTATAATTATCTAGAATTAAACATATTCTTTGTTCGGTTTGCATTTTTGTTATTATGTCTTCTTTTTGTAACAGATTTAAAGTTATTTTTCGTCTTATTTCTCTTCTTTTTTTCACATTGTTGAGTGATTCTCTATTGCAGTGTTTTTCAATGATTCTAGCGATTGTTGAGGTGGTATTGTCCTTATATTTTTCTAATGTTTTTAAAATTTTTTCTGCGAAAACTTCATTATCTTTGTTGTTTTTCATTAATATTTTATCTATATCTTCATCAGTTAGATTAACATCGAATATTATTTTATTTAATATTTTTACTGTATTTTTGTTGTTTGTATTTGCTATTCTTAATTCTAGAAGTGCTATTGTAATTTCTGGTGCTGTTGATGAATTTGTGATTGTGATGGTCGAATTTCCATTTATTGTTAGTGATCCAATGGCGTTGATTTTGAATTTGTATGGATTTACAGTTTGTGTGTGTTTGGTTCCTTTTTTATATAGTGATTTTTGAGTGTAGGGTTCATTTTGGAATGATGCTTCATCAAATAAGACTATAATATCGTTTGTTGTTACGTTATGTTCTTCTAAGTTTTTTTTAACTGTTCTTCAGCATCTTCAGGGGATTTTGAAAATTTAGGATATGCTTTGCTGTAATTGTATCCTAATTTCTTTACAATTTTTCCTATTTGTTTTAAACTGTAATCTACATTAAATTTTTCATTAACAAGAAGATGTACATCTTTCATTGACATATTTGGTGTTTTTTCAATGATTTTGTCTAATTCAATTAGTTGATCATAAGTTAATTTTGATGGCCTTCCACCACCAAAAGAAGGTTTTAAACCTTCCAATCCTTCAGATTCACATGTTTTAATCCATCTGTGAACTGTTTGATAGGATTTTCCTAGAATATTCGCAGCATCAGTTATTGTATTGCCTTCACTAACAATTTTAACAGCAATCAATCTTTGATAATACCTATGATAAGCCACATAATTGCTGATTTCCTCATCTAATGCGGTTTTAGTCATTTTATTAAAAACATCAATTTTAGATTTTCCAGACATATTTTATAATTTGTCAGTCATCTATAATAAAAGTTTGGTTAGTAACTATAATCAGTTATTTTGAAAAATTTAAATGAATAGATTAATCGAAAAAATTAGTTATCACACAAGTTTTTGAAAGAGTCTATTCTTGATTTAAAATAATTTTTAAATTACTTTCAAAAGCATTTAATATAATATTGCAAATATTTTACTACGAAATATTAAGCTCCAAATGTCTTTCAATTATACTATTGAATTTTTCCATAAATATATGTCCACTATCCAGTTAGTATTGACTTTAAGTGAGAAGCTGTAATTTCTATTACTCCAAATAATGATGCATCATGAAAAAGCATAAAATCAATAACAGTTCTTGCATTAATTAACTATAAAAATAGAAAAAAGCATAATAGATATGGTGAGAACACTATTTTAACAAAAGATTTAAACATTTAAAATGCAATAAATATTACTAATTCTAATTAAAAAAGGTGAAAAATATGCCAGAAACTGATTATTTAAAAATACCACAAAACAGAATAGGGGCATTAATAGGAAGCAATGGCAATATTAAAAAATCCATTGAAAAAGCAACTGGAACCATCCTAGATATTGATAGTGATGAAGGCACAGTTCATATTACGCCAAAAGAGGATATAGAAGATCCATTAGGAGTTTGGAATGCAAACCATATCGTTAAAGCAGTAGGACGTGGATTTAATCCAGAAGTGGCGCTTAAACTTGTTAGCGATGAGGTATATTTAGAAGTACTTAGTCTGCCATTGTATATTGGCAAATCTAAAAAAGCCCTTGCAAGACATAAAGGTAGAATTATTGGAAAAGATGGAAAAACACGTGAAATAATCATGGAAATGACCGAGGTCGATATGGCAATTCAGGGTAAAACCGTTTCACTTATTGGAGAAATGGACAATATCATGGTTGCAAAAGAAGCTGTTGAAATGATTTTGAATGGTTCTAGACATAAAACCGTTTATGGATTTTTAGAGCACAAAAAAGAAACATTAAAAATGAAAGAGTTCAAAGATCTTGTTGGAATTGAAGATGACAAAATTGAATTTAAAGACAACATTGACTTTGATGAAAAAGATTTTTAGGAGTTTTATTCTCCTAACTCATTTTTATAATTTAACAAAAATTAGAAGCTAATTGTTTCTTATCAAATAAATATTACAACATCACATCAATTTTAATAACATATCTATATAAAAATTATTTCAATACTTAAAAGATTTTATATACTTTAACCGACATATATAGATAACATAGTACAAATACTATATTTTCCACATGTTTTTAAATTATTATTTTACCAGAAATTTAAGCAATCTAGATAGGGCAATGAATAAATATTACTTTTCAAATGCTCTCTCACTTTATTTAAATATAGTAAGCTAATAACTTTAAACATGTAATTTATAAGGAGGAAAAATTTTGGCTCAACAACAATTAGGATTAGATTGGGAAGAAGACTTTCAAAGATTGACTCCATCTGAATTCTTTAGAAAAAACAAACAGATGCTGGGATTTACTGGTAAAATCCGTTCATTAACCATTGTATTCCACGAATTGATTACAAACAGTTTTGATGCATGTGAAGAATCTGAAATATTGCCCGATATTGACATCGAATTAAAACGCATTGATAAGGAACATTATGTTTTGAGACATAAAGATAATGGACCCGGAATTCCTGAAGACTATGTAATGCAAGTGTATTGTATGATGTTTGCAGGATCCAAATTCAGAAACATACAATCTAGAGGACAGCAAGGTTTAGGTTGTAGTGGTTGTGTACTCTTATCCCAAATGACAACAGGTAAACCTGCTCATGTAATTTCATGTTACAAAGATGGAGATGAAATTAAAGGAGTGAAAATGAAATTCCAAATGGATGTTAAAAACAACCGTGGAATTTTAATGGAAAGAGAAGATTTCCCTGCAGAATCAACTGGAGTATGTATCGAATTACAATTTAAAGATGTTTCATACTCACTTGCAGAACAAGGTGCTTTTGAATATATCCGAAGAACCATGATTGGTAACCCTCATGCGAAAATCACATTCAGAGATCCTTCTGGACACAAATACATCTTTAAAAGAGCAGCGGATGTTGTGCCGGTGCAACCAAAAGAAGTATTACCTCACCCTAAAGGCGTAAGTGCTGATGATTTAGTGGAAATGGCTCAAAATACAGACAGTAGAAGATATAAAAGCATGCTAACTTCTTCAATGTCAAGAATGTCCAATAAAAGAGTAGATGAAATTGCTGAGATAACTAGAATTGACATGAACAAACGTCCGAAAGCAATGACATTCCAAGAGGCAGAAGCCATTGTTCACTGCTTTAAGAAAATGAAATTCATGGCTCCTCCAACAGACGGACTTATACCAATCGGATCTGAACAGATTGAAAAAGGTATGAAGCAAATTCTTAAACCTGAATTTGTAACAACCATAACCCGAAAACCAGTCACATATGCAGGCGGTGTTTCATTTATTATTGAAGCGGGTTTGGCTTATGGTGGAGATGCTGGAAGAGTGGTTAATGAAAAAAGAAAATCTGAAATTATGAGATTCGCTAACAGAGTTCCATTAACCTTTGATGCAGGAAGCTGTGCCATTACAGAAGCTCTTAAAAGTATTGATTGGAAACGTTACGGTTTAAAAGATATGGATAACACTCCATTAACCTTATTTGTCAATATTATTTCAACTCAAGTACCTTACCTTTCAACAGGTAAACAAAGCGTATCACCTGAACCTGAAATCGTTCACGAAATCCGACAGGCAACTATGAAATTAGCTCGTAAATTACAAAAACACTTAAGAGCTAAAAGAGCCGCTAAAGAAAAAGAAAAACGTTCAAAAGTATTTGAAGAATACGTGCCAGTTATTATTGAAGAAGCCGCAAAACTTGGTGAAACTGGAGTGCCTGAATACCACGAAGTACTTGCAAAAGTAACCAAAAGAGCTCTTGCAGAGTTGTTTGGTGAAAAAGTTGAAGAAGAAGATGAAGAAGAAGAACTTGATGCAATCATCATGGAAGAGCTTGATGAAAGAGGCCATGTAGTTAGTGAAGGAGAATCCACATTAGATGGCTTCCAAGAAGATGATGTTGAAGATGGTTTTGAAGATTAGGTGATTTAAATGACTGAAGTTGAAGAAAAAGGAAAATCCCATAGGGAAAAAAGAAAAGAATACACCTATAACAAATTAAAAGGGTTAGGTCAGGAAATTATTGAAGAAATTGAGAAGAATAAAGTCCCTAATCTCAGAGTTCCATCCAGAGGTACTGGAAATATTGTTTATGATGATGCTAAAAGATATTACGTATTAGGTGACAGATACGGTAGAAGATCACTTGGTAATGTAAAACAAATCAGAAAATTAGGACAAATGGTTTATGTAGCTAATTTCTGTAAAGATTTAGTAGCAAGAGAAAAAACCGCAACAATCAGGGAGATGTATTATGTTTCCGAAGGTTGGGGAATAAGTTTTAAAACACAACAGGAATCCAACATTGTAGGAGAAGACTTAGAAGTAACTCTCGGTACTACCCGTGAAGATTTAGGTTTAATGCCAGAAGAAGACGGTGCATCTGTTTATGGAGACATAACTCTCTTTGATGAAGTAGAGCTTAATGC containing:
- a CDS encoding helix-turn-helix domain-containing protein produces the protein MSGKSKIDVFNKMTKTALDEEISNYVAYHRYYQRLIAVKIVSEGNTITDAANILGKSYQTVHRWIKTCESEGLEGLKPSFGGGRPSKLTYDQLIELDKIIEKTPNMSMKDVHLLVNEKFNVDYSLKQIGKIVKKLGYNYSKAYPKFSKSPEDAEEQLKKT
- a CDS encoding KH domain-containing protein, which encodes MPETDYLKIPQNRIGALIGSNGNIKKSIEKATGTILDIDSDEGTVHITPKEDIEDPLGVWNANHIVKAVGRGFNPEVALKLVSDEVYLEVLSLPLYIGKSKKALARHKGRIIGKDGKTREIIMEMTEVDMAIQGKTVSLIGEMDNIMVAKEAVEMILNGSRHKTVYGFLEHKKETLKMKEFKDLVGIEDDKIEFKDNIDFDEKDF
- the top6B gene encoding DNA topoisomerase VI subunit B, whose translation is MAQQQLGLDWEEDFQRLTPSEFFRKNKQMLGFTGKIRSLTIVFHELITNSFDACEESEILPDIDIELKRIDKEHYVLRHKDNGPGIPEDYVMQVYCMMFAGSKFRNIQSRGQQGLGCSGCVLLSQMTTGKPAHVISCYKDGDEIKGVKMKFQMDVKNNRGILMEREDFPAESTGVCIELQFKDVSYSLAEQGAFEYIRRTMIGNPHAKITFRDPSGHKYIFKRAADVVPVQPKEVLPHPKGVSADDLVEMAQNTDSRRYKSMLTSSMSRMSNKRVDEIAEITRIDMNKRPKAMTFQEAEAIVHCFKKMKFMAPPTDGLIPIGSEQIEKGMKQILKPEFVTTITRKPVTYAGGVSFIIEAGLAYGGDAGRVVNEKRKSEIMRFANRVPLTFDAGSCAITEALKSIDWKRYGLKDMDNTPLTLFVNIISTQVPYLSTGKQSVSPEPEIVHEIRQATMKLARKLQKHLRAKRAAKEKEKRSKVFEEYVPVIIEEAAKLGETGVPEYHEVLAKVTKRALAELFGEKVEEEDEEEELDAIIMEELDERGHVVSEGESTLDGFQEDDVEDGFED